A stretch of Paludisphaera borealis DNA encodes these proteins:
- a CDS encoding sugar phosphate isomerase/epimerase family protein, producing MQLGTVTYNIAKDWDLPTIIKTLGTLGYEGVELRTTHAHGVEVGLNAGQRAEVRKRFEDSPVQLAGLGSAFEYQAADPAVVRKNVEGTKEYVLLAHDVGSPGVKVRPNGIPAGANLDQTLRQIGRALHEVGEHASGFGVEIRVEVHGAVTSELRNLAKIIGYADHPNVYVCWNSNPSDVVDGSIKETFALVAPKIREVHLRDLFDAQYPWRELFALLAGQQYDGFTLAEIPESRDPERVLRYFRALWTAYQPKAEADGR from the coding sequence ATGCAGCTCGGCACCGTCACGTACAACATCGCCAAGGATTGGGACCTCCCGACGATCATCAAGACGCTCGGGACGCTCGGTTACGAGGGGGTCGAGCTGCGGACGACTCACGCGCACGGCGTCGAGGTCGGGCTGAACGCCGGGCAGCGGGCCGAGGTTCGCAAGCGGTTCGAGGATTCGCCGGTGCAGCTCGCGGGGCTCGGCAGCGCGTTCGAGTATCAGGCGGCCGACCCGGCCGTGGTTCGCAAGAACGTCGAGGGGACCAAGGAATACGTCCTCCTCGCCCACGACGTCGGCTCGCCCGGGGTGAAGGTCCGGCCCAACGGGATACCCGCCGGGGCGAACCTCGATCAGACGCTGCGGCAGATCGGCCGGGCGCTTCACGAGGTCGGCGAGCACGCCTCCGGCTTCGGCGTCGAGATCCGGGTCGAGGTGCACGGCGCGGTCACGTCCGAGCTTCGCAACCTCGCCAAGATCATCGGGTACGCCGACCATCCCAACGTCTACGTATGCTGGAACTCGAATCCGTCCGACGTGGTCGACGGCTCGATCAAGGAGACGTTCGCGCTGGTGGCGCCCAAGATTCGCGAAGTCCACCTCCGCGATCTCTTCGACGCCCAGTACCCCTGGCGCGAGCTGTTCGCCCTCCTCGCCGGTCAGCAGTACGACGGCTTCACGCTCGCCGAGATCCCCGAAAGTCGCGATCCCGAGCGCGTCTTGCGCTACTTTCGCGCTCTCTGGACCGCGTACCAGCCGAAGGCCGAGGCCGACGGCCGCTGA